The following coding sequences lie in one Anomaloglossus baeobatrachus isolate aAnoBae1 chromosome 7, aAnoBae1.hap1, whole genome shotgun sequence genomic window:
- the ZNF804A gene encoding zinc finger protein 804A gives MECYYIVISSSHLSNGHFRNVKGVFRRPLTSSTTLDLSEKENSRGNALESLKANFYCELCDKQYYKHQEFDNHINSYDHAHKQRLKELKQREFSRNVASKLRRNERKQKKYLQRLHQLAEHKRESSCAPGSGPMFKSTTVTVHDHIHGSLQSSIVRSAEREKPQLASITNIHNSTNMASILLPSSEKGTKAQKDGDHKISFSFSFPKKTPVKLEASAAVFYEFNEDISSGLKKRSRFVPRSFSLQSSLPLDTVSRLNDEAGESMSSSENSSSRRLDAVKDLDQKQLPEKELTSFLTSDVCHIKVPLEFEVQAQHVNSDTLICSKHNVGDHKTDHDEQSIGFLKLEMPCPETTDSNVFDDQSVIENGEIKTSNNTNKCATDVVVSNVSVNKDENIVQKYEKPDKRLNAAFHPVQSRDGSKVLQWPSEMIQYTCTQPALSYSCNPLHFDFRSSKTINQKDQTVCQDSTFSANDPNTMLNCETVISENNNGTIKTCHHISKSSGKLKCYSLICRIKEDQKHNISKYLLDKDFDFGKRKSKRKYYHTRRKGRKRKCKVNESRMRYRQKYHVNEDTQNCFKILKQHVGSKDSICSLKNLTFSHQLPHAESNLTERELLKRPTLKIKQECEVWNVDQKKGITNQIENELSKNTRSFNYQSKVLRLDHCSQNIAYSNTFCSWSSNKICSNHENHETFINHSYTFKRTHRTIIDEIQFSFKRPRLCRSDSSSQRVYFPEENFSILYKPIHIRSAEGIIRRTGTSSSNRYYKLIKHKSTFQKSGTFLNETYYKLAKESLRAKEFLKKIVTIKKVVENKLDQLCKNLLSFKHNNKPSLCSSYKDFSTEAEKSVKPAEKDSKQNGDFLTFTGDQPQFQEQSAPWPKQGCNGIRNNAGDDKPENKENQGLPMDDADVTTKKCIMQQLLSHVTIPYQQTLLQETYSKKLKHHQCARYGPTLQPYPFPTRFKLIFPAGAIQTCATVHPVPLEPPLCSSSLAALPQHLIGPFPTASLDNVKLIGPQQHFLCPQNQSISRTPYYQMTMEPSLCTRDAFASSPQVPIITNTVLCHFPVPLPQPSHTTIFTPMHSHLPTLIPLHSLF, from the exons AGGCTTAAAGAATTGAAACAGAGGGAATTTTCTCGAAATGTAGCATCAAAATTAAGAAGAaatgaaagaaaacaaaaaaagtatCTTCAAAGGCTCCACCAGCTGGCTGAACATAAGAGAGAATCAAGTTG TGCTCCAGGAAGTGGTCCAATGTTCAAATCAACAACAGTGACTGTTCACGATCACATCCATGGAAGTCTTCAAAGTTCTATTGTCCGCTCTGCAGAAAGAGAAAAGCCACAGCTTGCATCTATCACAAATATTCATAACAGCACAAATATGGCTTCTATTCTTTTACCAAGTTCGGAAAAGGGTACAAAGGCTCAAAAAGATGGTGACCATAAAATAAGCTTCTCCTTTTCATTTCCAAAAAAAACTCCTGTTAAGCTTGAAGCTTCAGCTGCAGTTTTCTATGAATTTAATGAAGACATTTCATCTGGGTTGAAGAAAAGAAGCAGGTTTGTACCAAGATCATTCAGTCTTCAATCATCTTTGCCATTAGACACGGTGTCACGTCTAAATGATGAGGCTGGAGAATCTATGTCAAGTTCTGAAAATTCGTCATCTAGAAGACTAGATGCTGTCAAAGATCTAGATCAAAAACAATTGCCTGAAAAGGAGTTGACAAGTTTTTTAACCTCGGATGTTTGTCATATAAAAGTGCCTTTAGAATTTGAGGTCCAAGCACAACATGTGAACTCAGATACTCTAATTTGCTCAAAACACAATGTAGGTGACCACAAAACTGATCATGATGAACAGTCCATCGGATTTCTAAAACTGGAAATGCCTTGCCCAGAAACAACAGACAGTAATGTTTTTGATGATCAATCTGTGATAGAAAATGGAGAAATTAAAACAAGCAATAATACTAACAAATGTGCCACGGATGTTGTTGTATCAAATGTATCGGTCAACAAAGATGAAAATATAGTACAAAAATATGAGAAACCAGATAAGAGGTTAAATGCTGCCTTTCATCCAGTGCAAAGCAGAGATGGGTCAAAAGTTCTTCAATGGCCTTCTGAAATGATACAGTATACCTGCACACAACCGGCGCTCTCCTACAGCTGTAACCCCCTACATTTTGACTTTCGTTCATCTAAAACAATAAATCAAAAAGATCAAACAGTTTGCCAGGACAGTACCTTCTCTGCCAATGACCCAAATACCATGCTGAATTGTGAAACAGTAATCTCGGAAAACAACAATGGTACCATAAAGACATGTCACCATATTTCAAAGTCTTCAGGTAAACTGAAATGTTATAGCTTAATTTGTCGAATTAAGGAAGATCAAAAGCACAATATCTCAAAGTATCTTCTGGATAAAGATTTTGACTTTGGAAAGAGGAAGAGCAAAAGAAAATACTATCATACACGTCGAAAAGGAAGAAAACGAAAATGTAAAGTCAACGAATCCAGAATGAGATATCGGCAAAAATATCATGTAAATGAAGATACTCAGAATTGCTTTAAAATTTTAAAACAACATGTTGGATCAAAAGATTCGATTTGCTCATTAAAAAATTTAACATTTTCTCATCAACTGCCACATGCTGAGAGTAATCTCACAGAAAGAGAATTGTTAAAAAGACCAACGCTAAAGATCAAACAAGAATGTGAGGTTTGGAATGTAGATCAGAAAAAAGGTATCACCAATCAAATAGAAAATGAACTTAGCAAGAACACAAGGTCTTTCAACTACCAATCAAAAGTCTTACGACTAGATCATTGCTCTCAAAATATAGCTTATTCTAACACATTTTGTAGCTGGAGTTCTAATAAAATATGTTCTAATCATGAAAACCATGAAACCTTTATAAACCATAGTTATACTTTCAAAAGAACCCATAGAACTATTATAGATGAAATACAGTTTTCCTTTAAGAGACCCAGGCTTTGCAGATCTGACTCATCTTCCCAACGAGTCTACTTCCCGGAGGAAAACTTTTCCATTTTGTATAAACCTATACATATAAGAAGTGCAGAAGGGATTATCAGGAGGACAGGTACCTCTAGTAGTAACAGATACTACAAACTAATCAAACATAAATCCACTTTTCAGAAATCCGGCACATTTCTTAATGAAACCTACTACAAATTAGCGAAAGAATCTCTTCGAGCGAAGGAGTTTCTCAAGAAAATAGTAACAATTAAAAAGGTAGTGGAAAATAAGTTGGACCAGTTATGTAAGAATTTGCTTTCTTTTAAACATAATAATAAGCCTTCTCTTTGCTCTTCCTATAAAGACTTCAGTACGGAAGCTGAAAAAAGTGTCAAGCCGGCAGAGAAAGATAGTAAACAAAATGGAGACTTCCTGACTTTCACCGGTGATCAACCACAGTTCCAAGAACAGTCAGCGCCTTGGCCCAAACAAGGTTGTAATGGCATAAGAAATAATGCTGGTGATGACAAGCCAGAGAATAAAGAAAATCAAGGATTGCCAATGGATGACGCAGATGTGACTACCAAAAAATGTATTATGCAGCAGCTGTTGTCACATGTCACCATTCCTTACCAACAAACTCTTCTTCAAGAAACATACTCTAAGAAACTTAAGCATCATCAGTGTGCCAGGTATGGCCCAACACTTCAGCCTTATCCATTTCCCACTAGGTTTAAATTAATATTTCCAGCCGGAGCAATTCAGACTTGTGCCACGGTACACCCAGTTCCATTAGAGCCACCATTGTGTTCCTCCTCTCTAGCTGCCTTACCCCAGCATCTCATTGGTCCCTTCCCAACTGCTTCTCTTGACAACGTCAAACTTATTGGTCCTCAGCAGCACTTTTTGTGTCCACAAAATCAAAGTATTTCAAGGACTCCATATTACCAAATGACAATGGAGCCAAGTTTATGCACGAGGGATGCATTTGCTTCTTCACCACAAGTACCCATCATAACAAATACTGTTCTTTGTCACTTCCCTGTGCCTCTTCCGCAGCCTTCGCATACAACTATTTTTACACCAATGCACTCACATTTGCCCACTCTTATTCCTCTACATTCTCTTTTCTAA